A genomic segment from Mastomys coucha isolate ucsf_1 unplaced genomic scaffold, UCSF_Mcou_1 pScaffold7, whole genome shotgun sequence encodes:
- the LOC116081529 gene encoding uncharacterized protein LOC116081529, producing the protein MCLVILFCCWQLQEKEKKRRQALTGGGTCQREAEQRREPQRTQQSSLEEPSAATYNELPLHRDSLFPVCDKSGDVGHQLSQAIFKDGTAPSFCMASTAPGTKASFILSSLLPGNQAGHPALVRPPEPLLLAQSILSPNRSAPLEGFFYPSTPLCNSLTAESTLPSNPPPSNPPLLPDPTPPSFSLPTLQKSEVVFKPEITRPLVNTLNEMPTNVLPARGTGYVRQAMPQASQQHPTADNQLSSDSENSFNQHLPAPHVFQVSLQGDRRTYHLEPEHLFSSNSDDLKLLQRLDKKGQNFLIAKKKEEEEEEEEKEEEEEEEEE; encoded by the exons GTGGGGGAACTTgccagagagaagcagagcagagaaggGAGCCGCAGAGAACCCAGCAAAG CTCTCTGGAAGAGCCCTCCGCGGCCACCTACAATGAATTACCACTCCACAgagattccctcttccctgtGTGTGACAAATCTGGCGATGTCGGTCACCAGCTCTCCCAAGCCATCTTCAAAGATGGTACTGCCCCTTCCTTTTGCATGGCTTCCACAGCTCCTGGAACAAAGGCCTCGTTTATtctgtcctctctgctcccaGGTAACCAGGCAGGGCATCCAGCTCTAGTCCGTCCACCGGAGCCTTTACTGCTGGCTCAGTCCATCCTCTCACCTAACCGCTCTGCCCCGCTAGAAGGCTTCTTCTACCCGTCCACACCGCTGTGTAACTCTCTGACAGCAGAGTCTACACTTCCCTCAAACCCTCCACCCTCAAACCCTCCACTTCTCCcggaccccaccccaccctctttttctcttccaacaCTTCAGAAGTCAGAAGTGGTCTTTAAACCGGAAATCACTAGACCTCTGGTGAACACACTCAATGAGATGCCCACTAATGTCCTACCAGCCAGAGGCACTGGCTATGTAAGACAAGCAATGCCACAGGCCTCCCAGCAGCACCCTACTGCTGACAACCAGTTATCTTCAGACTCAGAAAACTCCTTCAACCAGCATCTCCCAGCACCCCATGTTTTTCAAGTCTCTTTACAGGGAGACAGAAGGACCTACCATCTAGAACCTGAACACCTCTTTTCTTCCAACTCCGATGACCTGAAACTGCTCCAAAGGCTAGACAAGAAGGGGCAGAATTTCCTGATagcaaagaagaaggaggaggaggaggaggaggaggagaaagaggaggaggaggaggaggaagaagag
- the LOC116081530 gene encoding spermatogenesis-associated protein 31D4-like, whose amino-acid sequence EEEEEEEEEEEEEEEEEEEEEDKGCFIKSPSSSEKLPLGEAWVEPQDLVASHAASSKGRLTHQPLPHSETSEDHEELKPAQLFWGPPSLHSEALRSTTTNSYDRSSSFVCFNSMAEASIADYSHAIMLPTPLSVYRPQTWLQTAPQSHPQHGPPEESQPQPQPQSWFSVSTLSSQSELRDCGVYFHRPQGDEPPLGPSAMQSLEYNILKKEQERVWGLPLVIQKSQDAFCPLPPKVLLGSRSSKASFPKPILPGDFPLTSELEKKFEHHLRKRLIQHRWGLPHRIDESLSLMSPQSELIDFSESQKSRGLSWITFFKYRGYKGYKDSRAIVSGGSSHNQMPETHSLQKTGVKEQTYSQDKGQKDHPRGNSFQEASQNSPKSHSKTHQKSRAGGQPPKLSSPSQVRQKGIEIVLKKHLNKKIREIRRGEIPTAVDRSRHSTNVAKIAQPPPEASCKQMEDLAPLAGKEDGLKKHPHGLALSPSKEKMLEEHIAAFGRRM is encoded by the coding sequence gaggaggaggaggaggaggaggaggaggaggaagaggaggaggaggaggaagaggaggaggaggacaaaggatGTTTTATAAAGTCACCCAGTTCTTCAGAGAAGCTGCCATTGGGAGAGGCATGGGTTGAGCCACAGGATTTGGTGGCATCTCATGCCGCAAGCAGCAAAGGCAGGCTCACGCACCAGCCACTCCCTCACTCCGAGACTTCTGAAGACCATGAGGAGCTTAAACCTGCCCAGCTCTTCTGGGGACCCCCGTctctacacagtgaggccctgcGCTCTACTACCACTAACTCCTATGACCGGTCCTCAAGCTTTGTGTGCTTCAACAGTATGGCTGAAGCCTCCATTGCTGACTATTCCCATGCAATTATGCTTCCCACACCTCTGTCTGTGTATCGACCACAGACATGGCTGCAGACCGCACCCCAGTCTCATCCCCAACATGGCCCTCCTGAAGAGTCACAGCCTCAGCCTCAACCCCAGTCCTGGTTCTCGGTCTCAACACTGTCTTCTCAATCCGAGCTGAGGGACTGTGGGGTGTATTTTCATAGACCTCAGGGAGACGAGCCACCTCTTGGTCCTTCTGCAATGCAGAGCTTGGAATATAACATCTTGAAAaaggagcaggagagggtgtggggtTTACCTTTAGTGATCCAAAAATCCCAGGATGCTTTTTGTCCCTTGCCGCCCAAGGTCTTGTTGGGAAGTCGCTCCTCCAAGGCCTCTTTTCCCAAGCCCATCCTTCCTGGAGACTTCCCCCTCACCAGTGAGCTTGAGAAGAAATTTGAACATCATCTCCGAAAGAGACTCATCCAACACCGCTGGGGCCTGCCCCACAGGATCGACGAGTCCCTATCACTCATGAGTCCTCAGTCAGAACTGATTGACTTCTCTGAGTCACAGAAGAGCCGGGGACTCTCGTGGATCACTTTCTTTAAGTACCGGGGCTACAAAGGCTACAAAGACTCACGGGCCATTGTATCTGGAGGAAGCTCTCACAATCAGATGCCTGAAACTCATTCTCTACAGAAGACTGGGGTCAAAGAACAGACATACAGTCAAGATAAGGGCCAGAAGGACCATCCCCGGGGTAACAGCTTCCAGGAGGCTTCACAAAACAGTCCGAAGTCTCACTcaaagacacaccagaagagtcgTGCAGGTGGGCAGCCCCCCAAGCTTTCAAGTCCCTCACAGGTGAGACAGAAAGGAATTGAAATTGTCCTGAAAAAACACCTGAACAAGAAAATTAGGGAAATCAGAAGGGGTGAGATCCCTACCGCCGTGGATAGGTCGAGGCATTCTACCAATGTGGCAAAGATAGCGCAGCCTCCACCTGAGGCCTCTTGCAAACAAATGGAAGATCTGGCACCACTGGCAGGTAAGGAGGACGGACTGAAAAAGCACCCCCATGGCTTGGCGCTTAGTCCTAGCAAAGAAAAGATGCTAGAAGAACACATTGCAGCCTTCGGCAGGAGGATG